One Citrobacter amalonaticus genomic window carries:
- the hupA gene encoding nucleoid-associated protein HU-alpha, with protein sequence MNKTQLIDVIADKAELSKTQAKAALESTLAAITESLKEGDAVQLVGFGTFKVNHRAERTGRNPQTGKEIKIAAANVPAFVSGKALKDAVK encoded by the coding sequence ATGAACAAGACTCAACTGATTGATGTAATTGCAGACAAAGCAGAACTGTCCAAAACCCAGGCTAAAGCTGCTCTGGAATCCACTCTGGCTGCTATTACTGAGTCTCTGAAAGAAGGCGATGCTGTACAACTGGTTGGTTTCGGTACCTTCAAAGTGAACCACCGTGCTGAGCGCACTGGCCGCAACCCGCAGACCGGTAAAGAAATCAAAATCGCCGCAGCTAACGTACCGGCGTTTGTTTCTGGTAAAGCACTGAAAGACGCAGTTAAGTAA